GCCAGCGGCTCCGGCTTGGGCCAGATGATCCAACCGGCCAGCCCGCCGGGGACGAACGAGCGGGCGACCTGGAGGACCTGCCGGTAGCCCTCGGTGACGACCAGGCCGACCCGGGCGCCCTTGCTCTCCAGGATGGCGTTGGTGGCCACCGTGGTCCCGTGCATCAGGTGGCTGATGGCGCCGGGGTCGACCGACGCCGTCTGGCAGACCTTCTCCAGGCCGGCCAGCACCCCGATCGACGGGTCGGCCGGGGTCGACGGGGTCTTGGCCCGCCAGGTCTCGCCGCTGTCCTCGTCGATCATCAGCAGGTCGGTGAACGTGCCGCCCACGTCCACCCCGAGCCGGTAGGGCATGGTCTGCCTCCTCATCGCGGCGCCGGCCGGCGCCTAGATCACTCCCTGGTCGGCCAGGCGCTCGACCTCCTCGTCGGGCAGGCCGAGCAGCCCCTGGTACACCTCCTGGTTGTGCCGGCCGAGGGCCGGCCCCGGCCAGACGACCCGGCCCGGGGTGGCCGACAGCCTCGGGGCCACGTTCTGCATGGCGATCTCCCCCAGCTCCGGGTCGACCAGGCGGACGATCGCCTGGCGGGCCAGGTAGTGGGGGTCGGCGAGCATGTCGGCGGCCCGGTAGATCCGCCCCGCCGGCACGCCCACCTCCTCCAGGACGTGCAGGAGCCGGTCGGCGCCCAGGGTGGCCGTCCAGCCGGCGATCAGCCCGTCCAGCTCCTCCTGGTGCTCGCCGCGGGCCGAGTGGCTGGCGTAGCGGGGGTCGTCGGCCAGTCCGGGCTGGCCCATCACGCCGGCCAGCCGCCGGAACACCGTGTCCTGGTTGGCGGCGACCAGCACCAGCTGCCCGTCGGCGGTCGGGTAGACGTTGGAGGGGGCGACGTTGGGCAGGATGGCGCCGGTCCGCTCGCGGGTGTAGCCGGCCACCTGGTACTCGGTGACCAGCGACTCCATCATGGCCAGGACGGCCTCGTAGATGGCCGAGTCGACCACCTGGCCGCGCCCGCTGCGCCCGCGGGCGTGCAGGGCCAGCATGGTCCCGAGGGCGGCGAAGGTCCCGGCCAGGCTGTCCCCGATGGAGATGCCCGAGCGGCTCGGCGGGGTCGAGGGGTCGCCGGTGACATAGCGCAGCCCGCCCATGGCCTCGCCGATGGAGCCGTAGCCG
Above is a window of Actinomycetota bacterium DNA encoding:
- a CDS encoding CaiB/BaiF CoA-transferase family protein → MSTAGAPEAAGGHRGAPGRGPLDDVRVVEMGQLLAGPFCGQLLADFGAEVIKLEDPAKGDPMRQWGREKPHGLSLWWPVIARNKKSVTLNLRHPEGQALARRLLEEADVLVENFRPGTLERWGLGYDALAQRNPGLVLVRVTGFGQDGPYAPRAGYGSIGEAMGGLRYVTGDPSTPPSRSGISIGDSLAGTFAALGTMLALHARGRSGRGQVVDSAIYEAVLAMMESLVTEYQVAGYTRERTGAILPNVAPSNVYPTADGQLVLVAANQDTVFRRLAGVMGQPGLADDPRYASHSARGEHQEELDGLIAGWTATLGADRLLHVLEEVGVPAGRIYRAADMLADPHYLARQAIVRLVDPELGEIAMQNVAPRLSATPGRVVWPGPALGRHNQEVYQGLLGLPDEEVERLADQGVI